The following are from one region of the Papaver somniferum cultivar HN1 unplaced genomic scaffold, ASM357369v1 unplaced-scaffold_132, whole genome shotgun sequence genome:
- the LOC113332952 gene encoding uncharacterized protein LOC113332952, translating to MRSTCHLPRFRETQISTYSVRNFAVIMRNSSSPCPSTSSTSSVVTPEDVLESLMNDGTIDAIRLKIISQLKANEELKKNTITMVEQSKVLNTPGAEKQTKRELFDALRHELETPVLDKASKSVWELMSENEMFMKEIGETVERVFYRLSGQEPLPLALPNGKLEAQEQPEQENHDENGNTDSLLKKRSFHEISVEGSGAPGEFADGSGEPLSAPSVPEDSSISMPFSNVKP from the exons ATGCGGTCTACCTGCCATTTGCCGAGGTTCAGAGAAACACAAATTTCTACCTACAG TGTCAGAAATTTTGCCGTGATTATGAGGAATTCATCTTCTCCATGTCCATctacttcttctacttcttcagtTGTCACACCTGAAGATGTTCttgaatcattgatgaatgatgGTACAATTGATGCCATTAGACTTAAAATCATTTCCCAATTAAAAGCCAAT GAGGAGCTAAAGAAAAATACAATCACAATGGTGGAGCAGAGTAAGGTTCTTAACACACCGGGTGCAGAGAAGCAGACGAAAAGGGAGCTGTTTGATGCGCTGAGGCATGAACTTGA GACTCCAGTACTTGACAAAGCCTCAAAATCAGTCTGGGAGTTGATGTCAGAAAATGAAATGTTTATGAAGGAGATAGGCGAAACAGTTGAAAGAGTTTTTTATCGGTTGAGTGGTCAAGAACCCTTGCCACTTGCTCTTCCAAATGGCAAACTAGAAGCGCAAGAACAACCTGAGCAGGAAAACCATGATGAGAACGGAAACACAGATTCTCTGTTGAAGAAGAGAAGCTTTCACGAGATTAGCGTTGAAGGGAGTGGTGCACCAGGTGAATTTGCAGATGGTTCAGGTGAACCGCTGTCAGCACCATCCGTGCCTGAAGATTCTTCTATTTCAATGCCTTTTTCTAATGTAAAGCCATGA
- the LOC113332971 gene encoding uncharacterized protein LOC113332971 — MVMDNGYLDYDQFNVAARRYDEQDIIMDNGYLGYDQFNEAERIRLMNNLNHHQQQQQDGGQSVDISGESRPLGLKLRKTPSFVDLIESKLSQRNDNSMYQTYHDTTTTTHNEKSPKARANNFAIRPMSSEKWKASNFCASLLRIGSWERVAKHEGDLVAKCYYAKRKLVWEILDRGLKSKIEVQWRDISAIRAVFQENQPGILELELENPPVYGKEMSPQPRKHTLWQQSADFTGGQAPSYRRHYLQFPEGTLEKHYQKILQCDSRLFLLSQRPFPSSNSAFFHSSNEYHQDFYLNFNGHQPSPQLQYPQFGSQRPMLHPSCEDYKFNPASRPPVAPRIQMSHLQGTNVPFTESLGNQGIQRMTSFSNQRTTNEDFFYRPEEEYRVQEPAYIANMNQVHAYLPQYDSFLENSRRNETTFNSNAPCELSNIGKDLLDEQDAATVHSSDQQAYLAARVRSMNCLLGLADNTGFDVSYEENNYSSMEPTYTQQSHYDMELTSTLGQPNGAMFMVQSFPSTEPSMEQIEYPTKGPQNYWRNC; from the exons ATGGTTATGGATAATGGTTATCTTGATTATGATCAGTTTAATGTAGCTGCAAGAAGATATGATGAACAGGATATCATTATGGATAATGGTTATCTCGGTTATGATCAGTTTAATGAAGCTGAAAGGATTAGATTAATGAATAATcttaatcatcatcaacaacaacaacag GATGGAGGACAATCAGTTGATATCTCTGGAGAATCAAGACCGCTTGGTTTAAAACTAAGAAAAACTCCATCATTTGTAGACCTTATTGAATCAAAGCTATCTCAAAGGAATGATAATTCTATGTACCAAACATATCATGATACCACCACGACTACTCATAATGAAAAATCACCAAAAGCTAGAGCCAACAATTTTGCTATTCGTCCAATGTCTTCCGAGAAATGGAAAGCTTCAAATTTTTGTGCATCACTGCTTAGAATTGGCTCTTGGGAG AGAGTAGCTAAGCATGAAGGAGATTTAGTGGCTAAATGTTATTACGCGAAGCGTAAACTAGTATGGGAGATTTTGGATCGTGGGCTGAAAAGTAAAATTGAAGTTCAATGGAGGGATATATCAGCCATTAGAGCAGTTTTTCAAGAAAACCAACCAGGGATTCTTGAACTAGAG TTGGAAAATCCTCCTGTGTACGGCAAAGAAATGAGTCCGCAGCCAAGAAAACATACTCTATGGCAACAGTCGGCGGATTTTACAGGAGGACAAGCACCAAGTTACAG GAGGCATTATCTTCAGTTTCCTGAAGGAACACTCGAAAAACACTATCAAAAGATTCTTCAATGTGATAGTCGATTGTTCCTATTGAGCCAGAGACCTTTTCCCTCTTCCAACTCTGCTTTCTTCCACTCGAGTAATGAGTATCATCAAGATTTTTATCTAAATTTTAACGGACATCAACCATCACCCCAGTTGCAATATCCTCAGTTCGGCAGTCAAAGACCTATGTTACATCCTTCTTGTGAAGATTATAAGTTCAATCCAGCAAGCAGGCCTCCAGTTGCTCCTAGAATTCAGATGTCACACTTACAAG GTACGAATGTTCCATTTACGGAAAGTTTGGGCAACCAAGGAATCCAACGTATGACTTCATTTTCAAATCAAAGGACGACAAATGAAGATTTCTTTTATAGGCCAGAGGAAGAATATCGAGTTCAAGAGCCAGCCTATATCGCTAATATGAACCAAGTTCATGCTTATCTTCCTCAGTATGACTCATTCCTAGAAAATTCACGAAGGAATGAAACGACATTTAATTCGAATGCGCCATGCGAACTGAGCAACATTGGTAAGGATCTATTAGATGAGCAAGACGCAGCAACCGTACACTCCAGTGATCAACAAGCTTATTTAGCAGCAAGAGTAAGGTCTATGAATTGCCTCCTTGGGCTAGCGGACAACACTGGTTTCGATGTCTCGTACGAGGAGAATAATTACAGTTCCATGGAGCCAACTTATACTCAGCAATCACACTATGATATGGAGTTAACTAGCACCCTTGGTCAACCTAATGGAGCTATGTTTATGGTTCAGTCGTTCCCATCTACTGAAccatcaatggaacaaatagaaTATCCTACTAAGGGACCCCAGAACTACTGGAGAAATTGTTAA